A single Glycine soja cultivar W05 chromosome 14, ASM419377v2, whole genome shotgun sequence DNA region contains:
- the LOC114385172 gene encoding enhancer of rudimentary homolog, with protein MANRHTIILMQTSQNRATRTFMDYESITQAMDGICALYERKLKELNPAIRNLSYDITDLYNFIDGLADMSALVYDSSIHAYLPHDRLWIKQRTFQHLKKLAH; from the exons ATG GCTAATCGGCACACGATTATTCTAATGCAGACCTCGCAGAACAGAGCAACTAGGACGTTCATGGATTATGAATCCATAACTCAGGCCATGGATG GCATATGTGCACTGTATGAAAGGAAACTGAAGGAGTTGAATCCGGCTATCAGAAATCTCTCTTATGACATTACTGATCTCTACAACTTCATAGATGGTCTTGCGGACATGAGTGCCCTAGT GTATGATAGTTCAATTCACGCTTACTTGCCGCATGATCGACTGTGGATCAAGCAACGAACATTCCAACATTTGAAGAAATTAGCACACTGA
- the LOC114383456 gene encoding probable folate-biopterin transporter 6 has protein sequence MTNIFLHTVKVNPNLPSQNPVPSHPHETDTMGENENATVTTKKKTSKTLLTLLTEPFQWIQKLSSQLNPTFVIGVFLIYGIGQGFSGSLFKVVADYYWKDVQKIQPSTVQLYVGFYFIPWVLKPLWGILTDAFPVRGYRRRPYFIISGVIGAVSAAVIAFAGNLAAVAALMCFVGVSASLAIADVTIDACIARNSIEVRELAPDLQSLCGFCSGAGALVGYLASGFFVHRLGPQESLGLMALSPALTIVLGFVIYENRTSGSHIEKKQAVESVGMKIRSMYQTMLYPHVWKPSLYMFLALALNVTTHEGHFYWYTDPKAGPAFSQEFVGVIYAIGAVASLIGVLIYHKALKDYPFRDLVFYAQLLYGISGVLDLIFILRWNLVIGIPDYFFVVIEESATRITSKIRWMPMMVLSTQLCPLGIEGTFFALLMCIDSIGALLSRWGGGVLLRVLHITRTDFTNLWLAVLIRDMLRFATLALVFLVPKTDQYEELLPFEVSGKNTSDKVDEEETLELVPINGKTEV, from the exons ATGACGAATATCTTCTTACACACTGTTAAAGTCAACCCAAATCTCCCATCTCAAAACCCAGTTCCCTCCCATCCCCATGAAACGGACACAATGGGTGAGAACGAGAACGCCACCGTCACAACCAAGAAGAAAACCAGCAAAACCCTTCTCACCCTCCTAACGGAACCATTTCAATGGATTCAAAAGCTCTCGTCACAGCTAAACCCAACCTTCGTAATCGGCGTGTTCCTAATCTACGGCATAGGCCAAGGCTTCTCTGGCTCACTCTTCAAG GTAGTGGCAGACTATTACTGGAAAGACGTGCAAAAAATCCAACCCTCCACAGTGCAGCTCTACGTCGGCTTCTACTTCATCCCGTGGGTCCTCAAGCCTCTCTGGGGAATCCTCACCGACGCATTCCCCGTCCGCGGCTACCGCcgccgaccgtattttattatCTCCGGCGTGATAGGCGCCGTCTCCGCCGCGGTTATTGCTTTCGCCGGGAACCTCGCCGCCGTCGCCGCGCTGATGTGCTTCGTCGGCGTTTCGGCATCGCTCGCGATCGCGGATGTGACGATTGACGCGTGCATTGCGAGGAACAGCATCGAGGTGAGGGAGCTCGCACCGGACCTGCAGAGCCTCTGCGGGTTCTGCTCCGGCGCCGGCGCGCTCGTCGGATACCTCGCGAGCGGGTTCTTCGTGCACCGCCTTGGACCCCAG GAGTCGTTGGGTCTTATGGCGCTTTCTCCGGCTTTGACAATTGTGCTGGGTTTTGTGATTTATGAAAACAGAACAAGTGGGTCGCATATTGAAAAGAAGCAG GCAGTGGAGAGTGTAGGAATGAAGATTAGAAGCATGTACCAAACAATGTTGTATCCTCATGTATGGAAGCCTTCTCTTTACATGTTCCTTGCCCTGGCTTTGAATGTAACCACTCACGAAGGCCATTTTTACTGGTATACAGATCCAAAAGCCGGTCCTGCATTCTCTCAG GAGTTTGTGGGGGTGATCTATGCAATAGGTGCAGTGGCTTCATTGATAGGGGTTCTAATCTACCACAAGGCACTAAAAGACTACCCATTTAGAGACCTAGTATTCTATGCACAACTCCTATATGGCATATCTGGTGTATTGGACCTGATCTTCATCCTCCGTTGGAATTTGGTCATTGGAATCCCTGACTACTTCTTTGTTGTCATTGAAGAAAGTGCCACAAGAATCACAAGCAAAATCAGGTGGATGCCCATGATGGTACTCAGCACCCAGTTGTGCCCTTTAGGCATTGAGGGAACCTTTTTTGCTCTGTTAATGTGCATTGATAGCATTGGTGCCCTCTTATCCAGATGGGGTGGAGGGGTGCTTCTTCGTGTCCTTCACATCACTAGAACTGACTTTACAAACCTTTGGTTGGCTGTTCTTATAAGGGACATGCTTAGGTTTGCTACACTTGCTTTGGTTTTTCTTGTCCCTAAGACTGATCAATATGAGGAACTGCTTCCTTTTGAGGTTTCAGGAAAGAACACGAGTGATAAGGTAGATGAAGAAGAGACTTTGGAGCTTGTCCCCATCAATGGCAAGACTGAAGTTTAG